Genomic segment of Raphanus sativus cultivar WK10039 unplaced genomic scaffold, ASM80110v3 Scaffold1450, whole genome shotgun sequence:
ATATGAAGGAACTAACCCGAATATTATTAGGTTCATTTGGTGATTTCAAAATGtaattttggtttcagtttgaATTTGTCAACCTAGGCCAGTTTGGTGTTAATGTAGTTTTCAGAAACTATATTGTAATTGTAATTCACTATGCAATGCTTCTTTTAAGTGTTAATTATAATGAAAAGGAAGTCTAGTCGAAGATTATAAGATTTTGATCCAAATATATGATTACATACCAAATTTGAGAAAAtttattgaacaaaagaaagagatagagagagagggaCATGAAAGGTGGGACGGTTGAATCAGTAGCGGCAGATCTTTGCCGTAGGCATTGTGACACAAACTTGAGCGTATTTCTTCTTAGCCGCTTCTGTCCCTCGCTTGGGCTCCTCCTCATCCGCCATGGCTACCTTAGCCAAGGCACAAACGGCAGAAGCTGCAGCCGTGAACATGAGATCTCTCCTCATTGTAGTGCTTCTCTGTTCTTCCTTGGGCTTGACTTCTAAGCTGGTTGTGTTCTCGCTCGTTGAGGCTCTGACCATGGACATCCTTCTTCCTGCGGTGGGTGACGGAAGCTTAG
This window contains:
- the LOC108862348 gene encoding photosystem II 5 kDa protein, chloroplastic produces the protein MASMTMTATFLPAVAKLPSPTAGRRMSMVRASTSENTTSLEVKPKEEQRSTTMRRDLMFTAAASAVCALAKVAMADEEEPKRGTEAAKKKYAQVCVTMPTAKICRY